One genomic region from Falco rusticolus isolate bFalRus1 chromosome 19, bFalRus1.pri, whole genome shotgun sequence encodes:
- the LOC119140160 gene encoding scale keratin-like: MTEGQEPDSPVVIGRRECRLCRLAQVVLSNGAAGIKALPLPGSPHNCSGRLLLWEQGNTVRSLATMSCYDLCPPKTSVAVPQPIAESCNELCARQCPDSTAFIQPPPVVVTFPGPILSSFPQQAVVGSSGAPAFGGSLGLGGLYGAGATQGSGGLCTFGRPYTSAACTPCAWPRYGKKLWDTCGPC, from the exons GGAGGGACAGGAGCCGGACAGCCCCGTTGTCATCGGCAGGAGGGAGTGCCGCCTCTGCAGATTGGCCCAGGTGGTGCTGAGCAATGGCGCGGCCGGTATAaaagctctgcctctgcccggCTCTCCACACAACTGCTCTGGTCGCCTTCTCCTCTGGGAACAGGGTAA CACCGTCCGATCCCTCGCCACGATGTCTTGCTACGACCTGTGCCCACCAAAAACCAGCGTTGCCGTCCCCCAGCCCATCGCTGAGAGCTGCAACGAGCTGTGCGCCCGCCAGTGCCCCGACTCAACGGCCTTCATCCAGCCGCCCCCCGTGGTCGTCACCTTccccggccccatcctcagctccttcccccagcaagCCGTGGTGGGCTCCTCCGGAGCACCCGCCTTtgggggctccctggggctggggggcctcTACGGCGCTGGGGCCACACAGGGCTCGGGCGGCCTCTGCACCTTTGGCAGACCCTACACCTCTGCGGCCTGCACCCCCTGCGCCTGGCCCCGCTACGGCAAGAAGCTCTGGGACACCTGTGGGCCCTGCTAG